DNA from Cutibacterium acnes:
CCCCGACGAGGAATCATATGACCCCAACACGTCATCTGACTCATCGCGGCTCATGGTCGTGACCGGGCGGTTAAGAGCGCTAATGATGCCGGTCGTCACCGATCCGGACAGTCCTAGCGGGTTACCAACAGCCATGACCGGGGCACCGACGGTCAGCTTGCTGGAATTGGCGAACCTCATCGGCTTCATGGATTCGGGCGGATTCGTTACCCGGATGACAGCCAGGTCAGTTGATGGATCACTACCCACCACCTTGGCGTCATACGTCTTGTTGCCCATAGATACCGTCAGTTGACCGCCGGATGCGGCGTCAGAGACGACGTGATTGTTGGTGACGATGTCGCCGTTGGAATCGACGACGACACCGGACCCCTCGCCGCCCCCATTGCCGGTCGTCACGGTGATAGAGACCACCGAGTTCGAGATGGCGGAGGCAGTGGCCGTCCAGTCCGGAGCAGATGACGATCCCTGAACAACCTTGGTAACGGTATTCGGGGCGGCAGACTTTGTGGCCACGGCAGGAGTGTCATTTTTTGTCAAGGAACGATCGACAAGACCACCTGAGACTCCACCCACGGCCGCGGCTAGCAGCGCAGCAAGGACAATAGTCCCGCCTCGGAAACCCTTGCGGCCCGATCGAGACGAGGGCTGCGGCGAGCCGGCATTTTTGTTACCAAGGTTCGGATCAATAGCAGTGGGCTGTTCAGATGATTCCCACGGCTGCCGTTGGGTAGTCGGCGAATCTCCCGAACTAGACCGGGTATCGTCACTGTGCGACCAATATGACTCCTGTGCCCAGCCCTGACGGGCATCCTCAGAGTGCGAGGAATATCCGCCCTCGGCGCTAGCACGCGGGAAAGAATTAGGTTCACGAGGCTCTTGGGGACCATTCGTCGACTCACTCATGACTTCCAGTGTCCACGATCCCATCAAGTGTTCACCCGATCGCCGAGGGAAACATGCTGTCGGCGGAGAGGGAACGACGCTGTAGTGGCACGCGACCGGCCAACCCCATCCGACCATGGTCAGGTAACTAACAGGAGAGATTAGTCCGGGGGTCCGAATCCCGGTGCACGACGATGCGGGTCCTGCCGACAGCAACCACGCCGAGACGGATGAAATCATCGTCGATCGGATTCGTAGTGGGCGTGGCCGACACCAGGTCCAGGCTGTCGAATGCGGCATCGGCGACGACGCGCTCCCGGCGCCCGAAGATGGGCATGGAGCGTCCCGAGGAACCACAGGTAGCCACAATGGGATTGTCGTCGAAGCGGTGGAAGGTGTTGGCCACCTCGGTCACGGCCCGGGCGTATTCCTCAGGTGTCTTGTGGCCCATCTGCCACGGCCCGTCCATCTCATTGCCGAGGCCCCATTGCTGACGCGCCAGGGATCCTCCCAACCGTAGCTTCTTGCAACGTTGCCATAGGTTATAACAACGATATAAAGAGAGGTGCAAAGCCCTCACAAGTCGTTCCCCTGACATTGCTGAACCCCCGTTGGAGATCATAAGATCCTGGCCATGACAGCGCGCCTTGTGGATGTTGCCAAAGCAGCCGGGGTGCCCGTCAACACTGTTTCTAACGTTGTACATGAGAGTCCCCACGTACACCCTGACACTCGTGCACGGGTAGAGCACCTCATCAAGATCGGCTGCCATCGAATTGCGGCAATCGGGGGCGGACCAACCAGGAATCGACGTCCCCATACCGTGGCACCTCGTCATGGGGGGAGAGCACTGGAAGCCCCACGCCGGGCGTAAAACCCTCCGGGAATGCCGTAACAGCTTCATGCGCTAAATAGGTTGATCCCCGAACCAGTCACTAACCAGGAGACGCCATGACCACTCAGGCCCTTACACCCAACACCATCCTCGGCAACATTTCGCTGTCCGATCCCTCGGAAATCGACACCACCCAGCCCTTCCCTGAGACCGTCGGCGCCGACGTCCACGGTAATGACGAGCCGCGCGACGTCATCATCGTAGGGTCTGGGCCAGCCGGATACACCGCCGCTGTCTACACCGCCCGCGCCGGACTGAAGCCGCTGGTATTTGAAGGGTCAATGGATGCCGGCGGCGCCCTCATGCAGACCACCGAGGTCGAAAACTACCCGGGCTTCTCCGAAGGGATCATGGGCCCCGACCTCATGGCGCAGATGCGTGCCCAGGCCGAACGGTTCGGAGCCGAGCTCATCGCCGACGACGTCACCGATATCGACCTCACCGGTGAGATCAAGAAGCTCGTCGACACCGACGGAAACACCTACAAGGCGCACGTTGTTATCCTCGCCATGGGATCGGCCTACCGCAAACTCGGGCTTGAGGATGAGCCGCGGTTGTCCGGGCGCGGCGTGTCGTGGTGCGCCACCTGTGACGGGTTCTTCTTCACCGGCAAAGACATCGCCGTCGTTGGTGGCGGTGACTCCGCGGTTGAGGAAGCCACTTTCCTTACCCGGTTCGCCAACTCGGTGACCCTCGTGCATCGCCGCGACCAATTGCGCGCCTCTCAGATCATGGCCGACCGTGCCGCAGCCGACCCCAAGATCACCTTCGCGTGGAATAGTGAGGTCGTCGCCATGCAGGGCGAGTCGAAGCTCGAGTCGATCACCCTGCGGGACACCAAAACCGGCGAGGAGCGTCAACTCGAAGTTGCCGGCGTTTTTGAGGCCATCGGCCATGACCCGCGCTCCGAGCTGGTGCGCGGCCAGGTCGATCTGGACGATGCTGGCTACGTCGTGTGCGCCGAGCCATCCACCCGCACCAACGTGCCGGGAGTTTTCGCCTGCGGCGACCTGGTCGACTCCCACTACCAACAAGCCGTCACCGCGGCCGGGTCCGGGTGCCGTGCTGCCCTAGATGCCGAAAGGTTCCTCACTGAACTAGGTCGCTGAGGTACTCGACAGTTTTCGCCGCACCACCCGCGCGCAAGGTGGTGCGGCGAAATGCTGTGCGGGCGCCATGGACGCGACGTGGTATAGGTAAGCGGCATGCGGCGCAGGTTTTTCTCGCTGTCTCTTCCCCCCTGACATTTTTCGTCAGCTCGCGACGGATCGGGGCATCGCTGAGCCCTCGACGATATTGAGCCATCCCTGAATCAACCCCATATCTTCACGTGACGATTTCTGTCAGCCCCCGAAGGTCTCAAGCACCCCAATGGCACCGCTCCCCACGTATCGGGAAAAATAACCACGGGTTGGCAGTTCACCCACGCTGAGCGAGACCCACTGCGGGGAGAATGGGTACAGTCGGCGGGAAATCAGGGCAGGCACATAGGCGGTGACAAGCCCGGTATGCGGGGCGGCGCTCCAAAACGGCCAAGACACAGGCAGACCCCATGTCCGGTTGGCATCACGTCAGGGGCATGACCTTGCCCTCACTGCCAAGCGGCCAACCGCAATCTCGAGGTGAAGGCTCTCGGGTCGCCGGTGACGGGGTCGGTGAATCCCATCCGCCACGCCTGCAGCTGCAAGGGATGGGTGAAATCATCGACTGGGGTGTCGAGAACTACCGGGTAAAAGGGGTCATTCACAATTGGAGCGCCCAAACGTTGCATGTGGAGACGAATTTGGTGGGTGCGACCAGTCCGAGGGCTCGCCTCGTACAGCCCCCACCCGCCGTGTTCACCGATCAGCGCAATATCGGTGACAGCATTCGGTACGCCGGGAACTTCACGGGCCTGCAAAATCCCCCGCTCCTTAATAATCCGGGACCTCACCTGCCAGCCGCTTTTTGTCGCGGTAACCCCCTCCCCAGCTGGATCGTGCACCACGGGTGCCACCAACCGATACTTTTTGACGACCTCACGACGCTCGAATATCTCTTGGTACGGGCGACGCCATTTTCGCTCCCGGGTCAGCAGTAACACTCCAGCGGTAACACGATCGAGGCGGTGAGCGACCGTTAGTTCTGGCAGCCCCAATTGGGTGCGCAGTCGAACAACAACCGATTCGAGGACATGGCGGCCCCGCGGGATCGAGGACAGGAAATGCGGCTTGTCGACCACAAGAATGCGTTCATCGGAATAGAGAATGCCGATCCCGGCCGGAACGGGAGTCTCTGTAGGCAGGTCTCGGTGGAAGAAAACGAAGGTCTGCGGAGTGAAAGGGGAATCCCGCCGGAAAGTACGCCCTGACTCGTCGACGAACCTCCCCTCATCAAGCATCTCGTCAACACGCTGCCCACCCATTCTCGGGAGCTTCTCGACCAGGTAGTCCCGCATCGTCGGCCAGGGCCAGCCATCGACTCCGCGCTCTGTTGCCAACCGACGACACGCCCCATGATCGGGGGTGTGAACCCACGCTGACTCCAGACCGTGACGTTGGCGTAGCGGAGACCTGGGCACCTTATTAGCTTACGGACAACGACGCTTCCCTCCCCGGCGTCCTCACCCAGTGAACAAAAATCCCGCCTCGCAGAGAGTCAGGTCAAAGGGATGCTTGGCCCCTTCCGGAACGGGGTTCTTGGGCCCCGCAGCGTCCGATCGGCCCTATCGACCACCCCAGAGGGTCGTGTTCTACAATACCTAGTGCTACTAGGGTTTTGTTAAGGGCGGTCCGACCCGCACCCCACCGCAAAGGAGCAGACCCCATGACGATAACCCCACGAGAGGGTGCTCAGCCCCAGCACAGGCAGTGCGCTAGTACCGGTCGTCTCAGCGCAGTGATGTTCATCGGACAATTGGGATGGGCGGCGGTCGGAGCTGCCTGCGGCACGCTGCTGGCAGCACTTG
Protein-coding regions in this window:
- a CDS encoding S1C family serine protease, encoding MGSWTLEVMSESTNGPQEPREPNSFPRASAEGGYSSHSEDARQGWAQESYWSHSDDTRSSSGDSPTTQRQPWESSEQPTAIDPNLGNKNAGSPQPSSRSGRKGFRGGTIVLAALLAAAVGGVSGGLVDRSLTKNDTPAVATKSAAPNTVTKVVQGSSSAPDWTATASAISNSVVSITVTTGNGGGEGSGVVVDSNGDIVTNNHVVSDAASGGQLTVSMGNKTYDAKVVGSDPSTDLAVIRVTNPPESMKPMRFANSSKLTVGAPVMAVGNPLGLSGSVTTGIISALNRPVTTMSRDESDDVLGSYDSSSGVVVTNAIQTSAAINPGNSGGALVNANGELVGINSSIASLPSADRSQSGNIGIGFAIPSNLAKSVADQIIRTGKVTHAFLGISVRDAAAVKAGVKVRGAGIATVIPSSAAGKAGLRRGDVITRIDDTDIASGESLVGLIRSFKAGQKAKISYIRGSQEGTVDVTMGTAKA
- a CDS encoding alpha-L-arabinofuranosidase, which gives rise to MLYPCTSVRVYVGTLMYNVRNSVDGHPGCFGNIHKARCHGQDLMISNGGSAMSGERLVRALHLSLYRCYNLWQRCKKLRLGGSLARQQWGLGNEMDGPWQMGHKTPEEYARAVTEVANTFHRFDDNPIVATCGSSGRSMPIFGRRERVVADAAFDSLDLVSATPTTNPIDDDFIRLGVVAVGRTRIVVHRDSDPRTNLSC
- a CDS encoding LacI family DNA-binding transcriptional regulator, whose amino-acid sequence is MTARLVDVAKAAGVPVNTVSNVVHESPHVHPDTRARVEHLIKIGCHRIAAIGGGPTRNRRPHTVAPRHGGRALEAPRRA
- the trxB gene encoding thioredoxin-disulfide reductase — protein: MTTQALTPNTILGNISLSDPSEIDTTQPFPETVGADVHGNDEPRDVIIVGSGPAGYTAAVYTARAGLKPLVFEGSMDAGGALMQTTEVENYPGFSEGIMGPDLMAQMRAQAERFGAELIADDVTDIDLTGEIKKLVDTDGNTYKAHVVILAMGSAYRKLGLEDEPRLSGRGVSWCATCDGFFFTGKDIAVVGGGDSAVEEATFLTRFANSVTLVHRRDQLRASQIMADRAAADPKITFAWNSEVVAMQGESKLESITLRDTKTGEERQLEVAGVFEAIGHDPRSELVRGQVDLDDAGYVVCAEPSTRTNVPGVFACGDLVDSHYQQAVTAAGSGCRAALDAERFLTELGR
- a CDS encoding RluA family pseudouridine synthase is translated as MRDYLVEKLPRMGGQRVDEMLDEGRFVDESGRTFRRDSPFTPQTFVFFHRDLPTETPVPAGIGILYSDERILVVDKPHFLSSIPRGRHVLESVVVRLRTQLGLPELTVAHRLDRVTAGVLLLTRERKWRRPYQEIFERREVVKKYRLVAPVVHDPAGEGVTATKSGWQVRSRIIKERGILQAREVPGVPNAVTDIALIGEHGGWGLYEASPRTGRTHQIRLHMQRLGAPIVNDPFYPVVLDTPVDDFTHPLQLQAWRMGFTDPVTGDPRAFTSRLRLAAWQ